From Hermetia illucens chromosome 6, iHerIll2.2.curated.20191125, whole genome shotgun sequence, one genomic window encodes:
- the LOC119659303 gene encoding dolichyl-diphosphooligosaccharide--protein glycosyltransferase subunit 2: MFKILLFLISCFIYQSYTDKTVESHLSAVDLERFQSIFSEAIFSDDLQTLYYAAINLKDVPARAKEHACNNLLSFYESSKLNEFEKKFYAVGIHKAVACTTKLPDNFRTTVSASLQKDSSTAQEIYFNLFTAKTLAVPVDKASADKLAKNLQTILKKDDSLNSLGYAFHISAELGAPAAFVVDRVEDAIVQADEVDGKMLQFEGGLSITALIINGAFKITKAQNKPAPITAEQAVKFASYFLSRRSVITSKGAHVLVEAIKSIAAEKSVAPICIQNFGNGQLQAESPMINIKVVDLLGQALSPSPSNIFGKVLHKADKAVLAEKVSFIARSSDKTVFSADLSTYKPARGSYAVEIAANSYTQSLSFKVLGRVKVQSLEIAVGDSDLSSAAKKHTITFPVKLAEPLTADSTQSIFVKVALSDETTNKVMQVQQAFIRLSHKETDEEIIFIADQDAARAYKFYIDIGLRGADFRYKSGDYSLDLIVGDSSLSNSFNWNIADIHLAFKKEKEIKTPTPRNQMLPEITHIFRQPEKRPSTFVSNTFTLIAAAPLLLLFILWGKIGINVSNFSFRPSVLLFHLGFGATLSIFGLFWLQLNMFETLRLLIITSIVTFLAGNRLLTKIAADKSKLQ, from the exons ATGTTTAAAATAC ttttattcCTCATCTCATGCTTCATTTATCAATCGTACACGGACAAAACAGTGGAAAGTCATCTCAGTGCAGTCGATTTGGAAAGATTTCAAAGCATATTCAGTGAAGCGATATTTTCGGACGATCTGCAAACGCTCTACTACGCCGCCATCAATTTAAAAGACGTTCCCGCACGCGCAAAGGAACATGCCTGCAATAATCTTCTGAGTTTTTACGAATCTTCAAAATTGAAT GAATTCGAGAAAAAATTTTACGCTGTCGGTATACATAAAGCTGTGGCATGTACAACGAAATTGCCTGATAATTTCCGCACAACAGTGTCGGCGTCGCTACAGAAAGACTCTTCAACAGCACAAGAAATCTATTTCAATTTGTTCACGGCCAAAACATTGGCTGTACCAGTTGATAAGGCCTCGGCTGATAAGCTCGCGAAGAACCTGCAGACTATTTTGAAAAAAGATGATTCACTAAACAG TTTGGGATATGCTTTCCATATATCGGCTGAACTGGGTGCTCCGGCTGCGTTCGTAGTCGATCGGGTTGAAGATGCTATTGTACAGGCCGATGAAGTCGACGGAAAGATGCTCCAGTTTGAAGGCGGACTTTCAATTACGGCTCTAATTATCAATGGAGCGTTCAA GATCACAAAGGCTCAGAACAAACCAGCACCAATTACGGCAGAACAAGCTGTGAAGTTCGCCTCGTATTTCTTGAGTCGACGTTCAGTGATCACATCAAAAGGAGCTCATGTCCTAGTCGAGGCAATCAAATCGATTGCCGCAGAGAAATCCGTTGCACCCATATGCATACAGAACTTTGGGAACGGACAATTGCAAGCCGAATCTCCAATGATCAATATTAAAGTAGTTGACTTGTTGGGTCAAGCTTTGTCTCCATCTCCATCGAATATTTTCGGGAAAGTCCTACATAAAGCCGATAAAGCCGTGCTGGCAGAAAAGGTCTCATTCATTGCACGCAGTTCCGACAAAACTGTCTTTAGCGCAGATCTCTCCACGTACAAGCCAGCCCGTGGATCTTATGCTGTTGAAATCGCTGCGAACAGCTACACACAATCACTCAGCTTCAAAGTATTGGGAAGAGTCAAAGTACAATCATTAGAAATTGCTGTTGGCGATTCAGACTTGTCATCGGCGGCCAAAAAGCACACAATCACCTTCCCAGTAAAACTGGCTGAACCACTGACAGCAGATAGCACGCAGAGCATTTTTGTGAAAGTTGCCCTCTCCGATGAGACTACCAACAAAGTGATGCAAGTACAACAGGCATTTATTCGCCTCTCGCACAAGGAGACTGACGAAGAGATTATCTTCATTGCCGATCAGGACGCAGCAAGAGCATATAAATTTTACATTGACATTGGATTGCGAGGTGCTGACTTTAGATACAAGTCCGGCGATTATTCGTTGGATTTGATTGTAGGTGATAGCTCGCTGTCGAATTCGTTTAACTGGAATATCGCCGACATTCACTTGGCATtcaagaaggagaaggagatcaAAACAC CAACACCTCGCAACCAGATGCTGCCCGAGATTACGCATATTTTCCGTCAACCAGAGAAACGCCCATCAACATTCGTTTCAAACACCTTCACTCTTATCGCTGCTGCCCCATTGCTCCTGCTCTTTATTCTCTGGGGTAAGATTGGCATTAATGTCAGCAACTTTTCATTCAGGCCCAGTGTCCTTCTATTCCACCTTGGATTTGGAGCCACCCTTAGCATATTCGGCTTGTTCTGGCTTCAGTTGAATATGTTTGAAACGCTTCGCCTCCTCATTATCACGTCAATTGTCACATTCCTGGCGGGAAATCGGCTGCTCACGAAAATCGCAGCGGATAAGTCGAAATTGCAATAA